The following are encoded together in the Nocardioides thalensis genome:
- a CDS encoding HNH endonuclease, which yields MRKVKARRRYVCRSVDLAGFGSTRRQAARARSNKCSIEWSMASRTTLSAQQISDLRAALVAGGLPGDPAEKVSLIAELEELKSSICAIQAEATVSYDAARRSAEAAQGVPARRQGRGVAAEIALARKESPHRGQALLGFAKSMRADTPHLLARLKDGTLNEFRAMLAARELACLDRDDRAVADEALFAGPEALEGLGTRKLVGKVRRLVCELDPAAVVRRRANAVSDRHVSLRPAPDTMTYLTTLLPVAQGVSVYAALTRDAASLQAAGDPRSKGQLMSDLLVSRITGVPMNDGETPPAVPVGINLVMADTTLVGGNEPALLETETIPAEIARLLAAHALAQSSDLDNWIRRLYADTTGRLVAMTSKQRTFPQGLAELLKLKTHSTCANPRCDAPVRHIDHITPVEQGGATTADNGQGTCEACNHAKQAPGWHQTPIDTGPGGVETITPTGHRYRSHAPPLPEPARPDWISEIERTLRVTIDDYMLAG from the coding sequence GTGCGAAAGGTAAAGGCCCGGCGTAGGTACGTCTGCCGATCGGTCGACCTGGCGGGGTTCGGTTCCACAAGGCGGCAGGCCGCTCGTGCCAGATCGAACAAATGTTCGATAGAATGGAGCATGGCTTCCAGGACCACGCTCTCAGCGCAGCAGATCTCCGATCTGCGGGCCGCACTGGTCGCTGGCGGGCTCCCGGGCGACCCGGCCGAGAAGGTCTCGCTGATCGCCGAGCTGGAGGAGCTGAAGTCCTCGATCTGCGCGATCCAGGCCGAGGCCACCGTTTCGTACGACGCCGCGCGCCGGTCCGCGGAGGCAGCACAAGGCGTGCCGGCCCGCCGCCAGGGGCGGGGTGTCGCCGCCGAGATAGCGCTGGCGCGCAAGGAATCCCCGCACCGCGGCCAGGCACTGTTGGGGTTTGCCAAGTCGATGCGCGCGGACACCCCGCACCTGCTGGCCCGGCTCAAGGACGGCACGCTCAACGAGTTCCGCGCGATGCTCGCCGCCCGCGAGCTGGCCTGTCTCGATCGTGACGACAGGGCAGTCGCAGACGAGGCGCTGTTCGCCGGCCCCGAGGCGTTGGAGGGTCTGGGAACTCGCAAGCTGGTCGGCAAGGTCCGGCGTCTGGTCTGCGAGCTCGATCCCGCCGCCGTCGTGCGGCGCCGAGCCAACGCGGTTTCCGACCGGCACGTGTCGCTGCGGCCGGCACCGGACACGATGACCTACCTGACCACCCTGCTGCCAGTCGCCCAGGGCGTCTCCGTCTACGCCGCCCTGACCCGTGACGCAGCCAGCCTGCAAGCGGCCGGTGACCCGCGGTCCAAGGGCCAGCTGATGTCCGACCTGCTCGTGTCCCGGATCACCGGCGTCCCGATGAACGACGGCGAGACCCCGCCGGCGGTGCCGGTCGGGATCAATCTGGTCATGGCCGACACCACCCTGGTCGGCGGCAACGAACCCGCACTCCTGGAGACCGAGACCATCCCGGCCGAGATCGCCCGACTCCTCGCCGCCCATGCCCTCGCGCAGAGCTCGGATCTCGACAACTGGATCCGGCGCCTCTACGCCGACACCACCGGCCGCCTGGTCGCCATGACCAGCAAGCAGCGCACCTTCCCCCAGGGCCTGGCCGAGCTCCTCAAGCTCAAGACCCACAGCACCTGCGCCAACCCCCGGTGCGACGCACCCGTGAGGCACATCGACCACATCACCCCGGTCGAACAGGGCGGTGCGACCACCGCCGACAACGGGCAGGGCACCTGCGAGGCCTGCAACCACGCCAAGCAAGCACCCGGCTGGCATCAGACACCCATCGACACCGGCCCCGGCGGCGTCGAGACCATTACACCCACCGGACACCGCTATCGGTCCCACGCGCCACCCCTGCCCGAACCCGCCCGGCCCGACTGGATCTCCGAGATCGAACGCACACTGCGCGTCACCATCGACGACTACATGCTCGCCGGCTGA
- a CDS encoding alpha/beta fold hydrolase: MGEIDGVWWSSEGAGRAVVVPLLNVDWREIDLSALTGRFRVVIVAPPGFGPSPRPGSYDGSQLVSDVARVLDRLEVTSYATFGYSMSGVMAARLAYGDPRVAAVACGGFPLTADLSGMGQRARRRNAEARQSAPDWAELVEAYDPEAAVAFWDDVAALPPAALADIACPMRAWWGEEDGLLASMLAPDRLAADLERRGIPYDVVPGLDHDGMLDRLDLVLPSIADWLDDQLS, from the coding sequence GTGGGAGAGATCGACGGCGTCTGGTGGTCGTCGGAGGGCGCCGGGCGAGCGGTCGTCGTCCCGCTGCTCAACGTGGACTGGCGGGAGATCGACCTGTCGGCCCTGACCGGGCGGTTCCGCGTGGTGATCGTCGCGCCGCCGGGCTTCGGCCCCAGCCCTCGACCTGGGTCGTACGACGGGTCGCAGCTCGTCTCGGACGTCGCTCGGGTGCTGGATCGGCTCGAGGTCACGTCGTACGCGACCTTCGGGTACTCGATGAGCGGCGTCATGGCCGCTCGGCTCGCCTACGGCGACCCGCGGGTCGCCGCGGTCGCCTGTGGCGGCTTTCCGCTCACGGCCGACCTGTCGGGTATGGGGCAGCGGGCGCGCCGCCGCAACGCCGAGGCGCGACAGTCCGCGCCGGACTGGGCAGAGCTGGTCGAGGCCTACGACCCCGAGGCCGCGGTCGCCTTCTGGGACGACGTCGCGGCGTTGCCGCCCGCGGCGCTGGCCGACATCGCCTGCCCGATGCGGGCCTGGTGGGGCGAGGAGGACGGCCTCCTGGCCTCGATGCTGGCGCCCGACCGGCTTGCCGCCGACCTGGAGCGCCGCGGCATCCCGTACGACGTGGTGCCCGGGCTCGACCACGACGGCATGCTCGACCGGCTCGATCTCGTCCTGCCCTCGATCGCGGACTGGCTCGACGACCAGTTGTCGTAG
- a CDS encoding acetone carboxylase produces MTEATATEPDICSSKGCRAPAAWQLLWNNPKLHTPDRRKVWLACDDHRESLEKFLGARGFLKDTVAHEG; encoded by the coding sequence GTGACTGAGGCCACCGCGACCGAGCCGGACATCTGCTCGTCGAAGGGCTGCCGCGCGCCCGCGGCCTGGCAGCTGTTGTGGAACAACCCGAAGCTCCACACCCCCGACCGGCGCAAGGTGTGGCTCGCCTGCGACGACCACCGGGAGTCGCTCGAGAAGTTCCTCGGGGCACGGGGGTTCCTCAAGGACACGGTCGCGCACGAGGGCTGA
- a CDS encoding DUF3099 domain-containing protein — translation MADVPIRITTAGSNPQADLARRQKRYIISMAVRALCFVGAVIAGMAGVNWLWPILIAGALILPYVAVVMANANDSRASSLPLMDAGDAQRQLGQRRD, via the coding sequence ATGGCCGACGTACCGATCCGCATCACCACGGCGGGGTCCAACCCGCAGGCGGACCTGGCGCGTCGCCAGAAGCGCTACATCATCTCGATGGCGGTCCGCGCCCTGTGCTTCGTCGGCGCCGTGATCGCGGGCATGGCCGGCGTCAACTGGCTGTGGCCGATCCTCATCGCGGGGGCGCTGATCCTCCCCTACGTCGCCGTCGTGATGGCCAACGCCAACGACAGCCGCGCCTCCTCGCTCCCGCTCATGGACGCCGGCGACGCGCAGCGCCAGCTGGGGCAGCGGCGTGACTGA
- a CDS encoding dodecin, whose protein sequence is MTNRTYRVTEIVGTSPDGIDQAIRNAVERAGKTLRHIDWFEMTQVRGQIKDGQVEHFQVGLKVGFRLEDD, encoded by the coding sequence ATGACGAACCGCACCTACCGTGTGACCGAGATCGTCGGCACCTCGCCCGACGGCATCGACCAGGCGATCCGCAACGCCGTCGAACGGGCCGGCAAGACCCTGCGCCACATCGACTGGTTCGAGATGACCCAGGTCCGGGGCCAGATCAAGGACGGCCAGGTGGAGCACTTCCAGGTCGGCCTCAAGGTCGGCTTCCGCCTGGAAGACGACTGA
- a CDS encoding 3-oxoacyl-ACP reductase FabG, protein MTEPRSPERPASGRSVLITGGNRGIGRAIAEAFIAQGDRVAVTTRAGGAPDGALELKADVTDRAAIDAAFTAAEEAHGPVEVLVANAGITRDTLLLRMGDDDWDDVLATNLTGTYNVTRRAAKGMLRLKRGRIILISSVVGLLGSPGQVNYAASKAGLVGMARSLARELGPRGITTNVVAPGYVDTDMTAVLTDEQKAGIRDQVPLGRYAHPDEVAGTVTWLASDAAAYVTGAVIPVDGGLGMGH, encoded by the coding sequence GTGACCGAACCTCGCAGCCCTGAACGACCGGCCTCCGGCCGGAGTGTCCTCATCACCGGCGGCAACCGCGGCATCGGCCGCGCGATCGCGGAGGCCTTCATCGCCCAGGGCGACAGGGTCGCCGTCACGACCCGGGCGGGCGGCGCGCCGGACGGGGCGCTGGAGCTCAAGGCCGACGTCACCGACCGGGCGGCGATCGACGCGGCGTTCACCGCCGCGGAGGAGGCGCACGGCCCCGTCGAGGTGCTCGTCGCCAACGCGGGCATCACCCGCGACACCCTGCTGCTGCGGATGGGCGACGACGACTGGGACGACGTCCTCGCCACCAACCTCACCGGCACCTACAACGTCACCCGCCGCGCGGCGAAGGGCATGCTGCGCCTCAAGCGCGGCCGGATCATCCTGATCTCGAGCGTGGTCGGGCTGCTCGGCTCGCCCGGCCAGGTCAACTACGCCGCGTCCAAGGCCGGCCTGGTCGGGATGGCACGATCGCTCGCCCGCGAGCTCGGACCGCGCGGAATCACGACCAACGTGGTGGCGCCCGGCTACGTCGACACCGACATGACGGCGGTCCTGACCGACGAGCAGAAGGCAGGCATCCGCGACCAGGTGCCGCTGGGGCGTTACGCACACCCCGACGAGGTCGCGGGCACCGTCACCTGGCTCGCCAGCGACGCAGCGGCGTACGTGACCGGGGCCGTCATCCCGGTCGACGGCGGCCTCGGGATGGGGCACTGA
- the fabI gene encoding enoyl-ACP reductase FabI, producing MGILDGKFVLVAGVTLDTSIGFAVAKFAQEQGATVLISNFGQALRITRRIAKRLPAEAPVLELDVTDPEHLAGLPAQVREHLGEDARLDGVVHSIAYGNPETLLGGKFLDGPWDDVAQAVQVSAYSLKSLTMACRPLLGDGSSVVGLTFDASVAWPVYDWMGVAKAGLESCSRYLARDLGPEGIRVNLVSAGPLRTLAAKAIPGFEDLETMWKTRAPLGWDNADQEPTARAVCALLSDLFPATTGEILHVDGGFHAMGA from the coding sequence ATGGGCATCCTCGACGGAAAGTTCGTCCTCGTCGCCGGTGTCACGCTCGACACCTCGATCGGATTCGCGGTCGCGAAGTTCGCCCAGGAGCAGGGCGCGACCGTGCTGATCAGCAACTTCGGCCAGGCGCTGCGCATCACCCGGCGGATCGCCAAGCGGCTGCCGGCGGAGGCGCCGGTGCTCGAGCTCGACGTCACCGACCCCGAGCACCTCGCCGGTCTGCCGGCGCAGGTCCGCGAGCACCTGGGGGAGGACGCCCGCCTCGACGGCGTCGTCCACTCCATCGCCTACGGCAACCCCGAGACCCTCCTCGGCGGCAAGTTCCTCGACGGTCCCTGGGACGACGTGGCGCAGGCCGTGCAGGTGTCGGCGTACTCCCTGAAGTCGCTCACCATGGCGTGCCGGCCGCTCCTCGGCGACGGCAGCTCGGTCGTCGGCCTCACCTTCGACGCCAGCGTCGCGTGGCCGGTCTACGACTGGATGGGCGTCGCCAAGGCGGGCCTGGAGTCGTGCTCCCGCTACCTCGCGCGCGACCTCGGCCCGGAGGGCATCCGCGTCAACCTGGTGTCCGCGGGCCCGCTGCGCACGCTCGCGGCGAAGGCGATCCCGGGCTTCGAGGACCTCGAGACGATGTGGAAGACGCGCGCTCCGCTGGGCTGGGACAACGCCGACCAGGAGCCGACGGCCCGCGCGGTGTGCGCGCTGCTGTCGGACCTCTTCCCGGCTACGACGGGAGAGATCCTGCACGTGGACGGCGGCTTCCACGCGATGGGCGCCTGA
- a CDS encoding TIGR02206 family membrane protein: protein MEHYGVTHWVPLAIFVAGLWPVVRLGRAHRATEGPTRFSRAWALLIPAVTVPFQLVDLTTNFDLGVSLPLHLCDLTWVVAAWALWTHHRFPVALTCFWGLTLTTQAIVTPSLGEDFPEPRYVAFWCLHLLIVWAAIYLVVGLGLVPSWRDYAAAVGATVAWAAATYVFNVVADTNYGYLVEKPSTGSILDLLGPWPWYVAAEIALVAGVWALLTLALGRLRRPSRGSRRPRAGSLPS, encoded by the coding sequence GTGGAGCACTACGGGGTGACGCACTGGGTGCCGCTCGCGATCTTCGTCGCCGGGCTGTGGCCGGTCGTGCGGCTGGGCCGGGCGCACCGGGCGACGGAAGGGCCCACCCGGTTCTCCCGAGCCTGGGCGCTGCTGATCCCGGCCGTCACCGTGCCGTTCCAGCTGGTCGACCTGACGACGAACTTCGACCTCGGCGTCTCGCTGCCGCTGCACCTGTGCGACCTGACCTGGGTGGTCGCCGCCTGGGCGCTGTGGACCCACCACCGGTTCCCGGTCGCGCTCACCTGCTTCTGGGGACTGACCCTGACCACCCAGGCCATCGTGACGCCCTCGCTCGGGGAGGACTTCCCGGAGCCGCGCTACGTCGCGTTCTGGTGCCTGCACCTGCTGATCGTGTGGGCCGCCATCTACCTGGTCGTCGGCCTCGGGCTCGTGCCGTCGTGGCGCGACTACGCGGCCGCGGTGGGCGCCACCGTCGCTTGGGCCGCGGCGACGTACGTCTTCAACGTGGTCGCCGACACCAACTACGGCTACCTCGTCGAGAAGCCGTCGACGGGCTCGATCCTCGACCTGCTCGGGCCGTGGCCGTGGTACGTCGCCGCCGAGATCGCGCTGGTGGCGGGCGTGTGGGCGCTGCTGACCCTCGCGCTGGGCCGGCTCAGGCGCCCATCGCGTGGAAGCCGCCGTCCACGTGCAGGATCTCTCCCGTCGTAG
- a CDS encoding histidine phosphatase family protein has product MDSLHRLVIIRHAKAEGYAASDAERVLAPRGREDAKVAGTRLAELGITPDVALVSTAARTRETWQLIAEAAGWSTTPEFDEALYGADEDTILDLIAATDESVATLLVIGHNPTVGMLAQLLDDGDGPAEAVDSLVLGYPTSAVTVFDIAVPWARVGPGSATLRAFEVARAD; this is encoded by the coding sequence GTGGACAGCCTCCATCGCCTGGTGATCATCCGGCACGCCAAGGCCGAGGGTTACGCGGCCAGCGACGCCGAGCGGGTGCTTGCGCCCCGCGGCAGGGAGGACGCGAAGGTGGCCGGCACGCGGCTCGCCGAGCTCGGCATCACGCCCGACGTCGCCCTGGTGTCAACGGCCGCGCGCACCCGCGAGACCTGGCAGCTGATCGCCGAGGCGGCGGGGTGGAGCACGACTCCGGAGTTCGACGAGGCGTTGTACGGCGCCGACGAGGACACGATCCTCGACCTGATCGCCGCGACCGACGAGTCGGTGGCCACCCTGCTCGTCATCGGCCACAACCCGACCGTGGGGATGCTGGCCCAGCTGCTCGACGACGGTGACGGGCCTGCCGAGGCGGTCGACAGCCTGGTGCTGGGCTATCCCACCTCGGCGGTGACCGTCTTCGACATCGCCGTGCCGTGGGCGCGCGTCGGCCCGGGAAGCGCCACCCTCCGGGCGTTCGAGGTCGCCCGCGCCGACTGA
- the serB gene encoding phosphoserine phosphatase SerB — MNQATDDDTLLITLTGKDRPGVTSAVFGALAHAGVAVVDIEQIVVRRRLVLGVLITPPRDVKRLRRAVEQVAEDLGMSVDFDKGSGDNRSRRAGRAHVTVIGAPLKASAMAAVAGRIADCGGNIDRIERMARYPVTAIELHVSGAPSDRMRALLATEAAHHGIDVAVQAGNMLRHGIRLIVMDVDSTLIQGEVIEMLAAHAGFEAEVATVTEAAMRGELDFEESLRARVKLLAGLDASVLDQVYDAIVVNPGARTLVRTLRRLGYRFAIVSGGFSHITDRLAADLGIHYSRANELEIVDGKLTGEVVGEVVDREGKARALREIAAEMGISEAQTVAIGDGANDLDMLEAAGLGVAYNAKAVVRDAADTAVNVPYLDTILYLLGITREEIEAADAEAGIVTPAPPV; from the coding sequence ATGAACCAGGCGACCGACGACGACACCCTCCTCATCACGCTCACCGGCAAGGACCGGCCCGGCGTGACCTCGGCCGTCTTCGGCGCGCTGGCGCACGCGGGTGTCGCCGTCGTCGACATCGAGCAGATCGTGGTCCGCCGGCGGCTGGTGCTCGGCGTGCTCATCACCCCGCCCCGCGACGTGAAGAGGCTGCGCCGCGCGGTGGAGCAGGTCGCCGAGGACCTGGGCATGTCGGTCGACTTCGACAAGGGCAGCGGTGACAACCGGTCGCGCCGTGCGGGCCGCGCGCACGTCACGGTGATCGGCGCGCCGTTGAAGGCGTCGGCGATGGCGGCGGTCGCGGGGCGCATCGCCGACTGCGGCGGCAACATCGACCGGATCGAGCGGATGGCGCGCTACCCCGTCACCGCGATCGAGCTCCACGTCTCCGGCGCGCCCTCCGACCGGATGCGCGCACTGCTCGCCACCGAGGCGGCGCACCACGGCATCGACGTCGCGGTGCAGGCGGGCAACATGCTGCGCCACGGCATCCGGCTGATCGTGATGGACGTCGACTCCACGCTGATCCAGGGCGAGGTCATCGAGATGCTCGCGGCCCACGCCGGCTTCGAAGCCGAGGTCGCGACCGTGACCGAGGCGGCGATGCGCGGGGAGCTCGACTTCGAGGAGTCGCTGCGCGCCCGGGTCAAGCTGCTTGCCGGGCTCGACGCGAGCGTCCTCGACCAGGTCTACGACGCGATCGTCGTCAACCCGGGAGCGCGGACCCTGGTCCGCACCCTTCGACGGCTGGGCTACCGGTTCGCCATCGTCTCCGGCGGCTTCAGCCACATCACCGACCGGCTGGCCGCCGACCTGGGCATCCACTACTCACGCGCCAACGAGCTCGAGATCGTCGACGGCAAGCTCACGGGCGAGGTCGTCGGCGAGGTCGTCGACCGCGAGGGCAAGGCGCGCGCCCTGCGCGAGATCGCGGCCGAGATGGGCATCTCGGAGGCGCAGACCGTCGCGATCGGCGACGGCGCCAACGACCTCGACATGCTCGAGGCCGCGGGGCTGGGCGTCGCCTACAACGCGAAGGCCGTGGTCCGCGACGCGGCCGACACCGCGGTGAACGTGCCCTACCTCGACACGATCCTCTACCTGCTGGGGATCACCCGCGAGGAGATCGAGGCGGCCGACGCCGAGGCCGGCATCGTCACGCCCGCTCCCCCGGTCTGA
- a CDS encoding ABC transporter ATP-binding protein translates to MSAVLELAEATVRRGQATLIDRITWVVKDGERWVVLGANGAGKTTLLQVAAAQLYPTSGAVGILGELLGTVDVFELRPRIGVSSAAVAERIPRDEKVRDLVVSASYAVLGRWREEYDDVDHQRAESLLRELGVTHLADRVFGTLSEGERKRVQIARSLMTDPELLLLDEPAAGLDLGGREDLVSTLSVLAYDPDSPATVLVTHHVEEIPPGFTHVLMLRDGAVVDAGPIMETLTPESLSATFGMPLQLEHDDGRWAARRRRRHVS, encoded by the coding sequence ATGTCAGCCGTCCTGGAGCTCGCCGAAGCCACCGTGCGACGAGGACAGGCCACCCTGATCGACCGCATCACCTGGGTCGTCAAGGACGGCGAGCGCTGGGTCGTCCTCGGCGCCAACGGCGCGGGCAAGACCACCCTGCTCCAGGTCGCCGCCGCCCAGCTGTACCCGACCTCCGGCGCCGTCGGCATCCTCGGCGAGCTGCTCGGCACCGTCGACGTGTTCGAGCTGCGGCCGCGCATCGGCGTCAGCAGCGCGGCGGTCGCGGAGCGGATCCCGCGCGACGAGAAGGTGCGCGACCTCGTGGTCTCGGCGTCGTACGCCGTGCTCGGCCGCTGGCGGGAGGAGTACGACGACGTCGACCACCAGCGTGCCGAGTCGCTCCTGCGTGAGCTCGGCGTCACCCACCTGGCCGACCGTGTGTTCGGCACGCTCAGCGAGGGCGAGCGCAAGCGCGTGCAGATCGCCCGCTCCCTGATGACCGACCCTGAGCTGCTGCTCCTCGACGAGCCGGCCGCCGGCCTGGACCTCGGCGGGCGCGAGGACCTGGTGTCGACGCTCTCGGTGCTCGCCTACGACCCCGACTCGCCGGCGACCGTGCTGGTGACCCATCACGTCGAGGAGATCCCACCGGGGTTCACCCACGTGCTGATGCTGCGCGACGGCGCCGTCGTCGACGCCGGACCGATCATGGAGACGCTCACCCCGGAGTCGCTGTCGGCGACGTTCGGCATGCCGCTCCAGCTCGAGCACGACGACGGTCGCTGGGCGGCCCGACGCCGGAGGAGGCACGTGTCATGA
- a CDS encoding DUF4190 domain-containing protein yields MTNPPPPWGSDPDDTQPYRPTGDDLQPPGPPADVPPPPGPAPQQPSPPPTEQYPVYQPYGASAGQPNAYGVGVGVPYQAPNPTNGMAIGAMVTSLVGLVGCFCYGLGGIIGLVGAILGHVSLRQIKRTSAGGRGMALTGVIVGWIVFALAIIGWIALGIIIANEWDTSCPSSDPDYPFCSTP; encoded by the coding sequence ATGACCAACCCGCCGCCACCGTGGGGCTCCGACCCCGACGACACGCAGCCCTATCGGCCCACGGGCGACGACCTGCAGCCGCCCGGTCCGCCGGCAGACGTGCCCCCGCCGCCCGGTCCCGCGCCGCAGCAGCCGTCACCGCCGCCGACCGAGCAGTACCCGGTCTACCAGCCGTACGGCGCCTCCGCCGGCCAGCCCAACGCGTACGGCGTCGGTGTGGGCGTGCCCTACCAGGCGCCCAACCCCACCAACGGCATGGCCATCGGCGCGATGGTGACCAGCCTGGTCGGGCTCGTCGGGTGCTTCTGCTACGGGCTCGGCGGCATCATCGGGCTCGTCGGCGCGATCCTCGGCCACGTGTCGCTGCGGCAGATCAAGCGCACCAGCGCGGGCGGCCGGGGGATGGCGCTGACCGGCGTCATCGTCGGCTGGATCGTGTTCGCGCTCGCGATCATCGGCTGGATCGCGCTCGGCATCATCATCGCCAACGAGTGGGACACCAGCTGCCCGAGCAGCGACCCGGATTACCCGTTCTGCTCGACGCCCTGA
- a CDS encoding alpha/beta hydrolase: protein MTEELMRKAVVDVLGEPWVAETIELTPDDEGEVVATLVHHEAAEPTTRAMLHVHGFSDYFFHTEYAAWWITRGHTPYGLDLRKYGRSIRPHQTPTWVTDLEHYFEDLDAAWERITERDGHSEVVLSAHSTGGLITSLWADARKPAELAGLVLNSPWLDLQGRAALRTPLANAAIDRIGRLQPRREIGRDVNGFYPRSLHRDHEGEWEFSLDWKPLGSYPVRFGWLRAIRAGHARVHKGLDVQAPVLVLSSDKSGFAREMDERVHTRDIVLDVRQIKQWASSIGRHVTYVQIPGAIHDVVLSRKPARDTAYDEIERWFNTYVEVAH, encoded by the coding sequence GTGACCGAGGAACTGATGCGCAAGGCGGTCGTCGACGTGCTCGGGGAGCCGTGGGTCGCCGAGACCATCGAGCTCACGCCGGACGACGAGGGCGAGGTCGTCGCCACGCTGGTGCACCACGAGGCCGCCGAGCCCACCACCCGCGCGATGCTGCACGTCCACGGGTTCTCCGATTACTTCTTCCACACCGAGTACGCCGCCTGGTGGATCACGCGGGGGCACACGCCGTACGGGCTGGACCTCCGCAAGTACGGCCGGTCGATCCGGCCGCACCAGACGCCGACCTGGGTTACCGATCTCGAGCACTACTTCGAGGACCTCGACGCCGCTTGGGAGCGGATCACCGAGCGCGACGGCCACAGCGAGGTGGTGCTCTCCGCGCACTCGACCGGCGGCCTCATCACGTCGTTGTGGGCCGACGCGCGCAAGCCCGCCGAGCTGGCCGGGCTGGTGCTGAACTCGCCGTGGCTCGACCTCCAGGGCCGGGCCGCGCTGCGCACCCCGCTCGCCAACGCCGCGATCGACCGGATCGGCCGGCTCCAGCCGCGGCGCGAGATCGGCCGCGACGTCAACGGCTTCTACCCGCGCAGCCTGCACCGCGACCACGAGGGCGAGTGGGAGTTCTCGCTGGACTGGAAGCCGCTCGGCTCGTACCCGGTGCGGTTCGGCTGGCTGCGCGCGATCCGCGCCGGCCACGCACGGGTGCACAAGGGGCTCGACGTGCAGGCGCCGGTGCTCGTGCTGTCGTCGGACAAGTCCGGCTTCGCGCGGGAGATGGACGAGCGGGTCCACACCCGCGACATCGTGCTCGACGTCCGGCAGATCAAGCAGTGGGCGTCGTCGATCGGCCGCCACGTGACCTACGTGCAGATCCCCGGCGCGATCCACGACGTCGTGCTGTCGCGCAAGCCCGCGCGCGACACGGCCTACGACGAGATCGAGCGGTGGTTCAACACCTACGTCGAGGTCGCCCACTAG